A genomic region of Prionailurus bengalensis isolate Pbe53 chromosome D1, Fcat_Pben_1.1_paternal_pri, whole genome shotgun sequence contains the following coding sequences:
- the FSHB gene encoding follitropin subunit beta: MKSVQFCFLFCCWRVICCKSCELTNITITVEKEECRFCISINATWCAGYCYTRDLVYKDPARPNNQKTCTFKELVYETVKVPGCAHQADSLYTYPVATECHCGKCDSDSTDCTVQGLGPSYCSFSEMKE; this comes from the exons ATGAAGTCAGTccagttttgcttccttttctgttgCTGGAGAGTAATCTGCTGCAAGAGCTGTGAGCTGACAAACATCACCATCAcagtggagaaagaggaatgtCGCTTCTGCATAAGCATCAATGCCACTTGGTGTGCAGGCTACTGCTACACCCGG GATCTAGTGTACAAGGACCCAGCCAGGCCCAACAACCAGAAAACATGTACCTTCAAAGAGCTGGTGTACGAGACAGTGAAAGTGCCCGGCTGTGCTCACCAGGCAGATTCCCTGTATACATATCCAGTAGCCACTGAATGTCACTGTGGCAAGTGTGATAGTGACAGTACTGACTGCACCGTACAAGGCCTGGGGCCCAGCTACTGCTCCTTcagtgaaatgaaagaataa